From a single Peromyscus maniculatus bairdii isolate BWxNUB_F1_BW_parent chromosome 4, HU_Pman_BW_mat_3.1, whole genome shotgun sequence genomic region:
- the Tcfl5 gene encoding transcription factor-like 5 protein isoform X4: protein MSGPGPREPPPEAGATGGEAGPEGAGGGDAALGEPGLSFTTTDLSLVEMTEVEYTQLQHILYSHMEAADGELEARLGSALLAGPGAGSGAAGSLAPAPPVYPVLCPPLAADAPCLGHVDFQELRMMLLGEAGAAEKTPGGADGTRTRADGAAKEGAGGAGPDGAPEARAKPTVRVRLEDRFNSMPAEPPAPRGAEPGESGVALNNLVTLIRHPSELMNVPLHQQQNKCTTLVKNKTAAATTALQFTYPLFTSACPTGGNASLAQTQSSSNSCSILEAAKHQDIGLPRAFSFCYQQEIESTKQTGGSRNKALPEQVWIKVGEEALCKQAINKRNRSRIRQLDTSVERRALGEIQNVGEGSTASQGTWQSSESSQSNLGEQTQSGPQGGRSQRRERHNRMERDRRRRIRICCDELNLLVPFCNAETDKATTLQWTTAFLKYIQERHGDSLKKEFESVFCGKTGRRLKLTRPESLVTCPAQGSLQSSPAMEIK from the exons ATGTCGGGCCCCGGGCCGCGGGAGCCGCCGCCTGAGGCAGGCGCGACGGGCGGCGAGGCGGGCCCCGAGGGCGCGGGCGGCGGGGACGCGGCGCTGGGCGAGCCGGGACTGAGCTTCACGACCACCGACCTGAGTCTGGTGGAGATGACGGAAGTGGAGTACACGCAGCTGCAGCACATCCTCTACTCGCACATGGAGGCGGCGGACGGCGAGCTCGAGGCACGCCTGGGCTCCGCGCTGCTGGCCGGCCCGGGCGCGGGCTCGGGCGCGGCGGGCTCGCTGGCGCCGGCGCCGCCCGTGTACCCAGTGCTGTGCCCGCCGCTGGCGGCCGACGCGCCGTGTCTGGGCCACGTCGACTTCCAGGAGCTGCGTATGATGCTGCTGGGCGAGGCGGGCGCAGCCGAGAAGACGCCTGGCGGCGCGGATGGGACGCGGACGCGGGCGGACGGCGCGGCCAAGGAGGGCGCGGGCGGCGCGGGGCCCGACGGCGCGCCCGAGGCCCGGGCCAAGCCGACCGTACGCGTCCGCCTGGAGGACCGCTTCAACAGCATGCCGGCCGAGCCGCCTGCGCCTCGCGGTGCTGAGCCCGGCGAGTCGGGCGTGGCGCTCAACAA TTTGGTAACTCTTATTCGACATCCATCTGAATTAATGAATGTTCCTCTTCACCAGCAACAAAACAAATGTACGACCttagtgaaaaataaaactgCTGCTGCCACTACTGCTTTGCAGTTCACCTACCCGCTGTTTACAAGTGCCTGTCCCACTGGTGGGAATGCCAGCCTTGCACAGACACAG agtTCTAGTAACTCATGTTCTATACTGGAAGCTGCCAAGCACCAGGATATTGGACTGCCTagagcattttctttctgttaccaGCAAGAGATTGAGTCCACCAAACAGACAGGAGGTAGTAGAAACAAAGCCTTGCCCGAGCAGGTTTGGATTAAGGTGGGAG AAGAAGCGCTATGTAAACAAGCAATCAATAAGAGGAATCGGAGTAGAATCCGCCAGTTGGATACAAGTGTGGAGCGAAGAGCCCTTGGAGAGATTCAGAATGTGGGCGAAGGCTCTACAGCTTCACAGGGTACCTGGCAGTCTTCTGAGTCCTCACAGTCAAACCTGGGGGAGCAGACGCAGAGTGGACCCCAGGGAGGAAGGTCTCAGCGTCGGGAGAGGCATAACCGAATGGAAAGAGATAGAAG GCGCAGAATCCGCATTTGCTGTGATGAGCTGAATCTTTTAGTTCCATTCTGCAATGCGGAGACAGATAAAGCAACAACCCTTCAGTGGACCACAGCATTCCTGAAGTACATTCAGGAAAGACATGGGGATTCCCTTAAAAAG
- the Tcfl5 gene encoding transcription factor-like 5 protein isoform X12 yields the protein MSGPGPREPPPEAGATGGEAGPEGAGGGDAALGEPGLSFTTTDLSLVEMTEVEYTQLQHILYSHMEAADGELEARLGSALLAGPGAGSGAAGSLAPAPPVYPVLCPPLAADAPCLGHVDFQELRMMLLGEAGAAEKTPGGADGTRTRADGAAKEGAGGAGPDGAPEARAKPTVRVRLEDRFNSMPAEPPAPRGAEPGESGVALNNLVTLIRHPSELMNVPLHQQQNKCTTLVKNKTAAATTALQFTYPLFTSACPTGGNASLAQTQSSSNSCSILEAAKHQDIGLPRAFSFCYQQEIESTKQTGGSRNKALPEQVWIKVGEEALCKQAINKRNRSRIRQLDTSVERRALGEIQNVGEGSTASQGTWQSSESSQSNLGEQTQSGPQGGRSQRRERHNRMERDRRRRIRICCDELNLLVPFCNAETDKATTLQWTTAFLKYIQERHGDSLKKTALGILDSEVRYEV from the exons ATGTCGGGCCCCGGGCCGCGGGAGCCGCCGCCTGAGGCAGGCGCGACGGGCGGCGAGGCGGGCCCCGAGGGCGCGGGCGGCGGGGACGCGGCGCTGGGCGAGCCGGGACTGAGCTTCACGACCACCGACCTGAGTCTGGTGGAGATGACGGAAGTGGAGTACACGCAGCTGCAGCACATCCTCTACTCGCACATGGAGGCGGCGGACGGCGAGCTCGAGGCACGCCTGGGCTCCGCGCTGCTGGCCGGCCCGGGCGCGGGCTCGGGCGCGGCGGGCTCGCTGGCGCCGGCGCCGCCCGTGTACCCAGTGCTGTGCCCGCCGCTGGCGGCCGACGCGCCGTGTCTGGGCCACGTCGACTTCCAGGAGCTGCGTATGATGCTGCTGGGCGAGGCGGGCGCAGCCGAGAAGACGCCTGGCGGCGCGGATGGGACGCGGACGCGGGCGGACGGCGCGGCCAAGGAGGGCGCGGGCGGCGCGGGGCCCGACGGCGCGCCCGAGGCCCGGGCCAAGCCGACCGTACGCGTCCGCCTGGAGGACCGCTTCAACAGCATGCCGGCCGAGCCGCCTGCGCCTCGCGGTGCTGAGCCCGGCGAGTCGGGCGTGGCGCTCAACAA TTTGGTAACTCTTATTCGACATCCATCTGAATTAATGAATGTTCCTCTTCACCAGCAACAAAACAAATGTACGACCttagtgaaaaataaaactgCTGCTGCCACTACTGCTTTGCAGTTCACCTACCCGCTGTTTACAAGTGCCTGTCCCACTGGTGGGAATGCCAGCCTTGCACAGACACAG agtTCTAGTAACTCATGTTCTATACTGGAAGCTGCCAAGCACCAGGATATTGGACTGCCTagagcattttctttctgttaccaGCAAGAGATTGAGTCCACCAAACAGACAGGAGGTAGTAGAAACAAAGCCTTGCCCGAGCAGGTTTGGATTAAGGTGGGAG AAGAAGCGCTATGTAAACAAGCAATCAATAAGAGGAATCGGAGTAGAATCCGCCAGTTGGATACAAGTGTGGAGCGAAGAGCCCTTGGAGAGATTCAGAATGTGGGCGAAGGCTCTACAGCTTCACAGGGTACCTGGCAGTCTTCTGAGTCCTCACAGTCAAACCTGGGGGAGCAGACGCAGAGTGGACCCCAGGGAGGAAGGTCTCAGCGTCGGGAGAGGCATAACCGAATGGAAAGAGATAGAAG GCGCAGAATCCGCATTTGCTGTGATGAGCTGAATCTTTTAGTTCCATTCTGCAATGCGGAGACAGATAAAGCAACAACCCTTCAGTGGACCACAGCATTCCTGAAGTACATTCAGGAAAGACATGGGGATTCCCTTAAAAAG ACTGCCTTGGGTATCCTGGACTCTGAGGTCAGATATGAAGTCTAA
- the Tcfl5 gene encoding transcription factor-like 5 protein isoform X11, with amino-acid sequence MSGPGPREPPPEAGATGGEAGPEGAGGGDAALGEPGLSFTTTDLSLVEMTEVEYTQLQHILYSHMEAADGELEARLGSALLAGPGAGSGAAGSLAPAPPVYPVLCPPLAADAPCLGHVDFQELRMMLLGEAGAAEKTPGGADGTRTRADGAAKEGAGGAGPDGAPEARAKPTVRVRLEDRFNSMPAEPPAPRGAEPGESGVALNNLVTLIRHPSELMNVPLHQQQNKCTTLVKNKTAAATTALQFTYPLFTSACPTGGNASLAQTQSSSNSCSILEAAKHQDIGLPRAFSFCYQQEIESTKQTGGSRNKALPEQVWIKVGEEALCKQAINKRNRSRIRQLDTSVERRALGEIQNVGEGSTASQGTWQSSESSQSNLGEQTQSGPQGGRSQRRERHNRMERDRRRRIRICCDELNLLVPFCNAETDKATTLQWTTAFLKYIQERHGDSLKKSRRNSDTRLEKILCF; translated from the exons ATGTCGGGCCCCGGGCCGCGGGAGCCGCCGCCTGAGGCAGGCGCGACGGGCGGCGAGGCGGGCCCCGAGGGCGCGGGCGGCGGGGACGCGGCGCTGGGCGAGCCGGGACTGAGCTTCACGACCACCGACCTGAGTCTGGTGGAGATGACGGAAGTGGAGTACACGCAGCTGCAGCACATCCTCTACTCGCACATGGAGGCGGCGGACGGCGAGCTCGAGGCACGCCTGGGCTCCGCGCTGCTGGCCGGCCCGGGCGCGGGCTCGGGCGCGGCGGGCTCGCTGGCGCCGGCGCCGCCCGTGTACCCAGTGCTGTGCCCGCCGCTGGCGGCCGACGCGCCGTGTCTGGGCCACGTCGACTTCCAGGAGCTGCGTATGATGCTGCTGGGCGAGGCGGGCGCAGCCGAGAAGACGCCTGGCGGCGCGGATGGGACGCGGACGCGGGCGGACGGCGCGGCCAAGGAGGGCGCGGGCGGCGCGGGGCCCGACGGCGCGCCCGAGGCCCGGGCCAAGCCGACCGTACGCGTCCGCCTGGAGGACCGCTTCAACAGCATGCCGGCCGAGCCGCCTGCGCCTCGCGGTGCTGAGCCCGGCGAGTCGGGCGTGGCGCTCAACAA TTTGGTAACTCTTATTCGACATCCATCTGAATTAATGAATGTTCCTCTTCACCAGCAACAAAACAAATGTACGACCttagtgaaaaataaaactgCTGCTGCCACTACTGCTTTGCAGTTCACCTACCCGCTGTTTACAAGTGCCTGTCCCACTGGTGGGAATGCCAGCCTTGCACAGACACAG agtTCTAGTAACTCATGTTCTATACTGGAAGCTGCCAAGCACCAGGATATTGGACTGCCTagagcattttctttctgttaccaGCAAGAGATTGAGTCCACCAAACAGACAGGAGGTAGTAGAAACAAAGCCTTGCCCGAGCAGGTTTGGATTAAGGTGGGAG AAGAAGCGCTATGTAAACAAGCAATCAATAAGAGGAATCGGAGTAGAATCCGCCAGTTGGATACAAGTGTGGAGCGAAGAGCCCTTGGAGAGATTCAGAATGTGGGCGAAGGCTCTACAGCTTCACAGGGTACCTGGCAGTCTTCTGAGTCCTCACAGTCAAACCTGGGGGAGCAGACGCAGAGTGGACCCCAGGGAGGAAGGTCTCAGCGTCGGGAGAGGCATAACCGAATGGAAAGAGATAGAAG GCGCAGAATCCGCATTTGCTGTGATGAGCTGAATCTTTTAGTTCCATTCTGCAATGCGGAGACAGATAAAGCAACAACCCTTCAGTGGACCACAGCATTCCTGAAGTACATTCAGGAAAGACATGGGGATTCCCTTAAAAAG
- the Tcfl5 gene encoding transcription factor-like 5 protein isoform X13, giving the protein MSGPGPREPPPEAGATGGEAGPEGAGGGDAALGEPGLSFTTTDLSLVEMTEVEYTQLQHILYSHMEAADGELEARLGSALLAGPGAGSGAAGSLAPAPPVYPVLCPPLAADAPCLGHVDFQELRMMLLGEAGAAEKTPGGADGTRTRADGAAKEGAGGAGPDGAPEARAKPTVRVRLEDRFNSMPAEPPAPRGAEPGESGVALNNLVTLIRHPSELMNVPLHQQQNKCTTLVKNKTAAATTALQFTYPLFTSACPTGGNASLAQTQSSSNSCSILEAAKHQDIGLPRAFSFCYQQEIESTKQTGGSRNKALPEQVWIKVGEEALCKQAINKRNRSRIRQLDTSVERRALGEIQNVGEGSTASQGTWQSSESSQSNLGEQTQSGPQGGRSQRRERHNRMERDRRRRIRICCDELNLLVPFCNAETDKATTLQWTTAFLKYIQERHGDSLKKR; this is encoded by the exons ATGTCGGGCCCCGGGCCGCGGGAGCCGCCGCCTGAGGCAGGCGCGACGGGCGGCGAGGCGGGCCCCGAGGGCGCGGGCGGCGGGGACGCGGCGCTGGGCGAGCCGGGACTGAGCTTCACGACCACCGACCTGAGTCTGGTGGAGATGACGGAAGTGGAGTACACGCAGCTGCAGCACATCCTCTACTCGCACATGGAGGCGGCGGACGGCGAGCTCGAGGCACGCCTGGGCTCCGCGCTGCTGGCCGGCCCGGGCGCGGGCTCGGGCGCGGCGGGCTCGCTGGCGCCGGCGCCGCCCGTGTACCCAGTGCTGTGCCCGCCGCTGGCGGCCGACGCGCCGTGTCTGGGCCACGTCGACTTCCAGGAGCTGCGTATGATGCTGCTGGGCGAGGCGGGCGCAGCCGAGAAGACGCCTGGCGGCGCGGATGGGACGCGGACGCGGGCGGACGGCGCGGCCAAGGAGGGCGCGGGCGGCGCGGGGCCCGACGGCGCGCCCGAGGCCCGGGCCAAGCCGACCGTACGCGTCCGCCTGGAGGACCGCTTCAACAGCATGCCGGCCGAGCCGCCTGCGCCTCGCGGTGCTGAGCCCGGCGAGTCGGGCGTGGCGCTCAACAA TTTGGTAACTCTTATTCGACATCCATCTGAATTAATGAATGTTCCTCTTCACCAGCAACAAAACAAATGTACGACCttagtgaaaaataaaactgCTGCTGCCACTACTGCTTTGCAGTTCACCTACCCGCTGTTTACAAGTGCCTGTCCCACTGGTGGGAATGCCAGCCTTGCACAGACACAG agtTCTAGTAACTCATGTTCTATACTGGAAGCTGCCAAGCACCAGGATATTGGACTGCCTagagcattttctttctgttaccaGCAAGAGATTGAGTCCACCAAACAGACAGGAGGTAGTAGAAACAAAGCCTTGCCCGAGCAGGTTTGGATTAAGGTGGGAG AAGAAGCGCTATGTAAACAAGCAATCAATAAGAGGAATCGGAGTAGAATCCGCCAGTTGGATACAAGTGTGGAGCGAAGAGCCCTTGGAGAGATTCAGAATGTGGGCGAAGGCTCTACAGCTTCACAGGGTACCTGGCAGTCTTCTGAGTCCTCACAGTCAAACCTGGGGGAGCAGACGCAGAGTGGACCCCAGGGAGGAAGGTCTCAGCGTCGGGAGAGGCATAACCGAATGGAAAGAGATAGAAG GCGCAGAATCCGCATTTGCTGTGATGAGCTGAATCTTTTAGTTCCATTCTGCAATGCGGAGACAGATAAAGCAACAACCCTTCAGTGGACCACAGCATTCCTGAAGTACATTCAGGAAAGACATGGGGATTCCCTTAAAAAG AGATGA
- the Tcfl5 gene encoding transcription factor-like 5 protein isoform X5, giving the protein MSGPGPREPPPEAGATGGEAGPEGAGGGDAALGEPGLSFTTTDLSLVEMTEVEYTQLQHILYSHMEAADGELEARLGSALLAGPGAGSGAAGSLAPAPPVYPVLCPPLAADAPCLGHVDFQELRMMLLGEAGAAEKTPGGADGTRTRADGAAKEGAGGAGPDGAPEARAKPTVRVRLEDRFNSMPAEPPAPRGAEPGESGVALNNLVTLIRHPSELMNVPLHQQQNKCTTLVKNKTAAATTALQFTYPLFTSACPTGGNASLAQTQSSSNSCSILEAAKHQDIGLPRAFSFCYQQEIESTKQTGGSRNKALPEQVWIKVGEALCKQAINKRNRSRIRQLDTSVERRALGEIQNVGEGSTASQGTWQSSESSQSNLGEQTQSGPQGGRSQRRERHNRMERDRRRRIRICCDELNLLVPFCNAETDKATTLQWTTAFLKYIQERHGDSLKKEFESVFCGKTGRRLKLTRPESLVTCPAQGSLQSSPAMEIK; this is encoded by the exons ATGTCGGGCCCCGGGCCGCGGGAGCCGCCGCCTGAGGCAGGCGCGACGGGCGGCGAGGCGGGCCCCGAGGGCGCGGGCGGCGGGGACGCGGCGCTGGGCGAGCCGGGACTGAGCTTCACGACCACCGACCTGAGTCTGGTGGAGATGACGGAAGTGGAGTACACGCAGCTGCAGCACATCCTCTACTCGCACATGGAGGCGGCGGACGGCGAGCTCGAGGCACGCCTGGGCTCCGCGCTGCTGGCCGGCCCGGGCGCGGGCTCGGGCGCGGCGGGCTCGCTGGCGCCGGCGCCGCCCGTGTACCCAGTGCTGTGCCCGCCGCTGGCGGCCGACGCGCCGTGTCTGGGCCACGTCGACTTCCAGGAGCTGCGTATGATGCTGCTGGGCGAGGCGGGCGCAGCCGAGAAGACGCCTGGCGGCGCGGATGGGACGCGGACGCGGGCGGACGGCGCGGCCAAGGAGGGCGCGGGCGGCGCGGGGCCCGACGGCGCGCCCGAGGCCCGGGCCAAGCCGACCGTACGCGTCCGCCTGGAGGACCGCTTCAACAGCATGCCGGCCGAGCCGCCTGCGCCTCGCGGTGCTGAGCCCGGCGAGTCGGGCGTGGCGCTCAACAA TTTGGTAACTCTTATTCGACATCCATCTGAATTAATGAATGTTCCTCTTCACCAGCAACAAAACAAATGTACGACCttagtgaaaaataaaactgCTGCTGCCACTACTGCTTTGCAGTTCACCTACCCGCTGTTTACAAGTGCCTGTCCCACTGGTGGGAATGCCAGCCTTGCACAGACACAG agtTCTAGTAACTCATGTTCTATACTGGAAGCTGCCAAGCACCAGGATATTGGACTGCCTagagcattttctttctgttaccaGCAAGAGATTGAGTCCACCAAACAGACAGGAGGTAGTAGAAACAAAGCCTTGCCCGAGCAGGTTTGGATTAAGGTGGGAG AAGCGCTATGTAAACAAGCAATCAATAAGAGGAATCGGAGTAGAATCCGCCAGTTGGATACAAGTGTGGAGCGAAGAGCCCTTGGAGAGATTCAGAATGTGGGCGAAGGCTCTACAGCTTCACAGGGTACCTGGCAGTCTTCTGAGTCCTCACAGTCAAACCTGGGGGAGCAGACGCAGAGTGGACCCCAGGGAGGAAGGTCTCAGCGTCGGGAGAGGCATAACCGAATGGAAAGAGATAGAAG GCGCAGAATCCGCATTTGCTGTGATGAGCTGAATCTTTTAGTTCCATTCTGCAATGCGGAGACAGATAAAGCAACAACCCTTCAGTGGACCACAGCATTCCTGAAGTACATTCAGGAAAGACATGGGGATTCCCTTAAAAAG
- the Tcfl5 gene encoding transcription factor-like 5 protein isoform X7, translated as MSGPGPREPPPEAGATGGEAGPEGAGGGDAALGEPGLSFTTTDLSLVEMTEVEYTQLQHILYSHMEAADGELEARLGSALLAGPGAGSGAAGSLAPAPPVYPVLCPPLAADAPCLGHVDFQELRMMLLGEAGAAEKTPGGADGTRTRADGAAKEGAGGAGPDGAPEARAKPTVRVRLEDRFNSMPAEPPAPRGAEPGESGVALNNLVTLIRHPSELMNVPLHQQQNKCTTLVKNKTAAATTALQFTYPLFTSACPTGGNASLAQTQSSSNSCSILEAAKHQDIGLPRAFSFCYQQEIESTKQTGGSRNKALPEQVWIKVGEEALCKQAINKRNRSRIRQLDTSVERRALGEIQNVGEGSTASQGTWQSSESSQSNLGEQTQSGPQGGRSQRRERHNRMERDRRRRIRICCDELNLLVPFCNAETDKATTLQWTTAFLKYIQERHGDSLKKAMVQLIQQWLSTSGRSKNLQYTLES; from the exons ATGTCGGGCCCCGGGCCGCGGGAGCCGCCGCCTGAGGCAGGCGCGACGGGCGGCGAGGCGGGCCCCGAGGGCGCGGGCGGCGGGGACGCGGCGCTGGGCGAGCCGGGACTGAGCTTCACGACCACCGACCTGAGTCTGGTGGAGATGACGGAAGTGGAGTACACGCAGCTGCAGCACATCCTCTACTCGCACATGGAGGCGGCGGACGGCGAGCTCGAGGCACGCCTGGGCTCCGCGCTGCTGGCCGGCCCGGGCGCGGGCTCGGGCGCGGCGGGCTCGCTGGCGCCGGCGCCGCCCGTGTACCCAGTGCTGTGCCCGCCGCTGGCGGCCGACGCGCCGTGTCTGGGCCACGTCGACTTCCAGGAGCTGCGTATGATGCTGCTGGGCGAGGCGGGCGCAGCCGAGAAGACGCCTGGCGGCGCGGATGGGACGCGGACGCGGGCGGACGGCGCGGCCAAGGAGGGCGCGGGCGGCGCGGGGCCCGACGGCGCGCCCGAGGCCCGGGCCAAGCCGACCGTACGCGTCCGCCTGGAGGACCGCTTCAACAGCATGCCGGCCGAGCCGCCTGCGCCTCGCGGTGCTGAGCCCGGCGAGTCGGGCGTGGCGCTCAACAA TTTGGTAACTCTTATTCGACATCCATCTGAATTAATGAATGTTCCTCTTCACCAGCAACAAAACAAATGTACGACCttagtgaaaaataaaactgCTGCTGCCACTACTGCTTTGCAGTTCACCTACCCGCTGTTTACAAGTGCCTGTCCCACTGGTGGGAATGCCAGCCTTGCACAGACACAG agtTCTAGTAACTCATGTTCTATACTGGAAGCTGCCAAGCACCAGGATATTGGACTGCCTagagcattttctttctgttaccaGCAAGAGATTGAGTCCACCAAACAGACAGGAGGTAGTAGAAACAAAGCCTTGCCCGAGCAGGTTTGGATTAAGGTGGGAG AAGAAGCGCTATGTAAACAAGCAATCAATAAGAGGAATCGGAGTAGAATCCGCCAGTTGGATACAAGTGTGGAGCGAAGAGCCCTTGGAGAGATTCAGAATGTGGGCGAAGGCTCTACAGCTTCACAGGGTACCTGGCAGTCTTCTGAGTCCTCACAGTCAAACCTGGGGGAGCAGACGCAGAGTGGACCCCAGGGAGGAAGGTCTCAGCGTCGGGAGAGGCATAACCGAATGGAAAGAGATAGAAG GCGCAGAATCCGCATTTGCTGTGATGAGCTGAATCTTTTAGTTCCATTCTGCAATGCGGAGACAGATAAAGCAACAACCCTTCAGTGGACCACAGCATTCCTGAAGTACATTCAGGAAAGACATGGGGATTCCCTTAAAAAG gccatggtccagctaatccagcaatggctgtctaccagtggaaggtccaagaatctacagtacacactggaatcctga